In Prochlorococcus marinus str. GP2, the genomic window CCTGAACTGGATCTTTCAAAGCTAATCCTGCACCAATACCTCCTGCACTTAGTAAAGCCCAAATAGCAGTCATTTGAACACCTATATTTTGTAAGAAAAATATCGAGCCAATAGACCATGTTAATGCTTTTATCAATGGAGTTAGTGAAGATACCATTGAACTAATTGAGGAATCATTAATTTTCGAGGTCGATTCTGTTAAAGATCTTATTAAAACTTTATTGAGAGCTTTTATGATGATTATTAATATAAGTAATTTCAAAATATTCAATAAGACAGAGATAAAATTTATTTCATCAGCAAAAAAATAGTCAATTGAAAAATAAAATGAGAGGAGGAAACCTATAGGTTTTATAATTCCAGAGATCACCTCAAAAATAAAATCATCGAAATTTGTTTTTGTTCTTTTGGAAATCTTTTTAAAAAATATTTTTGAAAGTTTAGAAATTATTATCGATAATAAAGTTCCAATAAAAAAAATAAGTATTGCCAGAAGGAAGTTTTCACTAACTAATTTCATATTCAAATAAACCTTAAAATTTATCTCTAATAAAATTTTAAATTATCTCTAAACAACAAACCAGTCTTTATTTTTCTTTAACTCATTATTATATTTTTAATTTCTTTAAATTCTTTTCTATCCGCAGTTTTGCATAATTCAAAAATCATTGATTCAGTTGTTGTTAAAATTGCCCCGCTCTGAGTCATTCTTTGTAATGCTATTTCATGATCTACCCTATTTCGACTTCCCATGGCATCTGATATGAGAATAACTTCAAATCCTTTTTGTAAAAAATCTAGGACTGTTTGTTGAATACAAATATGCGTTTCGATCCCACAAACTATCAAATTAGTAATTTTCTTATTTTTAAGTTCTTTTAAAAATTCTTCTAATTTAGCTAGGCTGAATTCCATTTTTTCAAATTTTCTAAATTCTGCTATGGGTGATAATTCAGGTATTGTTACCCCCAATTTGAGTGGATTCTGTTCAGAAATGAATATGTTTTCTTCTAAAATTTGGTAAGCACTTAATAGCCTTTTGATGTTTTTGATTATTGAATCCTTATTGAAAATTGTTCTCATAATTTTTCCCTGAATATCAATAATTAGCAAGGCATTTACTTTCGGTGATAATTTATCAGAAGATATTTCTTGATCATTCATCATTAATATATAAAGATATATTTAACATAATATTTTAAAGAACTTTAGTAAACATTTTAAATCAAAAAGTTGTTTTACTCTCATCTAGAGTTATTATTGAGAATAGCCATTGGTTAGTTTTGTCATTATCCTCTAAATACAATGTCATTACATCTCCTCTTGGTGAGGATTTACATAAAGATGGTAAGAGGTTAACTCCTCAGAGGCTAAAAGTTCTTAATTTATTTGAAAATATTGGCTCTGGAAAACATCTTAGTGCTGAAGAGGTTCATGAAAAGTTAGTTAAAACAAGCTCCAAAGTTTCACTTGCAACAATTTATAGAACTTTAAGACTTTTAGTACAAATGGGTTTGCTTCATGAATTAGAACTCAGTGAAGGAGGACATAGATATGAATTACTTAGTAATGACACGCCGGACCATCATCATTTGATTTGTATTAGGTGTGGAAGAACAGAAGAATTCGAAAATGACGAAGTTTTAGAAGCAGGCAAAGTTGCAGCAAAAGTTAATGGTTTTAAACTAATTGAATCCTCATTAAATGTAAGAGCCATTTGCCCTAATTGCATTTAGGAGCTTTTAACTTAAAGTCCCGCCACAACTTGATCCTGTACCAGCAGTGCAAGCAAAACAATGTTCTTTTACAGCTACCCCGTAATCAAAAGTAAATGATTCATCTAATAGATCAAAGAGTGTCTTTGGTCCTTTATTTGCTTGGAAATTTATCTGTTGGTTAAAGTCACAATCATAAATTTCCCCAAGCCAATTTACACTGATAGTTTTTTTGCACATAAGATTTTCTAAATTTTTTTCATTAAAATTTTCTTTTAGTAATTTGTAATAAGTATTTAGTTTCCCTTCTTTTATGAGAGATTCTTTATATCTATTAATTGGCATATTAGTTATGGTGTATAAGCTATTAAAAACAATATTATATTTTTCGAATAGTATTTTTTTGTAATCTTGTTCCAATATTTTCTGAGAAGGTGGAAGAATTGGGCTTACAGGATTGTAAACAAGATTTAATTGCAATCCATTTTCTTTTTTCCCATATCCAAGATCATTAAGGATTTTTATAGCATTAATACTTTTTTCAAAAACTCCAAGACCCCTTTGAAACTCAACATTATCTTTTTCGTAACATGGTAGCGAAGCAGTAACTATTACTTTATTCTTTGCAAGAAATTGAGGAAGATCTTCATAGCCTTCTTCAAAGAAAATTGTTAAATTACACCTATCAATAATATCAACTTTTTTTGTGCTCAAGCTAGCTATAAGGTTTTTAAATTCTGGGTGAAGTTCTGGTGCGCCACCTGTTATATCTAAAGTCTTGATTTTGTACTTATCAATTATTTTTGGAATAAGAGATATTATTTCATTTGACATCTTTTCAGTCCTTAGAGGACTTGAATTAACATGACAATGCTTACAAGCCTGATTGCATTTATAACCTATATTGATTTGCAATGTTTCTATAGGTTTTTTAAATATTGAGGGGAATTTTTCTTTCATAAATCTATTACTTATAAAGTGTCATTGGAAAATTCAAAAGTCAACAATTTTTTAAAGTTTGATCTCTTTTTAGCAAGTTTAATAAACCAACTTATATATTCTTTGGGACCATTTTGAAAAATCAAGTCAAAC contains:
- a CDS encoding mechanosensitive ion channel family protein — its product is MKLVSENFLLAILIFFIGTLLSIIISKLSKIFFKKISKRTKTNFDDFIFEVISGIIKPIGFLLSFYFSIDYFFADEINFISVLLNILKLLILIIIIKALNKVLIRSLTESTSKINDSSISSMVSSLTPLIKALTWSIGSIFFLQNIGVQMTAIWALLSAGGIGAGLALKDPVQEFFEYITILLDKPFQKGEFIKSDGVLGMVERVGVRSSRIRSINGEVVVMSNSALTNGIISNYAQMKKRRLVHKLGVVYETSPKLMKLIPIIIKKIVEETKDASFDRCHFTDFGDFSLNFELVYYIPTNNYLAAMEAQQSINLRIIEEFSVNNIEFAFPTQTLNIESNKAK
- a CDS encoding hydrolase, whose translation is MNDQEISSDKLSPKVNALLIIDIQGKIMRTIFNKDSIIKNIKRLLSAYQILEENIFISEQNPLKLGVTIPELSPIAEFRKFEKMEFSLAKLEEFLKELKNKKITNLIVCGIETHICIQQTVLDFLQKGFEVILISDAMGSRNRVDHEIALQRMTQSGAILTTTESMIFELCKTADRKEFKEIKNIIMS
- a CDS encoding Fur family transcriptional regulator; the encoded protein is MSLSSKYNVITSPLGEDLHKDGKRLTPQRLKVLNLFENIGSGKHLSAEEVHEKLVKTSSKVSLATIYRTLRLLVQMGLLHELELSEGGHRYELLSNDTPDHHHLICIRCGRTEEFENDEVLEAGKVAAKVNGFKLIESSLNVRAICPNCI
- the arsS gene encoding arsenosugar biosynthesis radical SAM (seleno)protein ArsS (Some members of this family are selenoproteins.), encoding MKEKFPSIFKKPIETLQINIGYKCNQACKHCHVNSSPLRTEKMSNEIISLIPKIIDKYKIKTLDITGGAPELHPEFKNLIASLSTKKVDIIDRCNLTIFFEEGYEDLPQFLAKNKVIVTASLPCYEKDNVEFQRGLGVFEKSINAIKILNDLGYGKKENGLQLNLVYNPVSPILPPSQKILEQDYKKILFEKYNIVFNSLYTITNMPINRYKESLIKEGKLNTYYKLLKENFNEKNLENLMCKKTISVNWLGEIYDCDFNQQINFQANKGPKTLFDLLDESFTFDYGVAVKEHCFACTAGTGSSCGGTLS